In one window of Sandaracinaceae bacterium DNA:
- a CDS encoding sensor histidine kinase has translation MTHGRPHWLSGASQQPTRELPIAMQAPWEEHMREEARRMLVGIGAVLTVAMMVGLVLDTWFIGHTESYARVRFALPLQIVTCASGALLLAYWAPAKRHPHLVCCLMGGALMGLVGYSLGFLGGMDGPFFYITYLAPCVGLGLPASLRDRVAFTLCLLLPFLVMFFGFHPSHLGFQYAYIGILHLILVTVVLTYFGDRLQRASRELFVLRSEAQAQSELLSRDNAGLAQEVKLQAESVVAVIDRAESVRAEERRQLARMLHDDMGQLIVSARAGLQNLERTVGSSVDIRDLASLRFIVEDIERSARSVVGALRESDLPFEVAVEDLVEMFRSLGRVEIEIELDMRGWEPPLAVREMCLRVVQESLTNIMKHAEARTARVSVRRELTTLTAVIQDDGRGIPADGGQRGFGLAGMRERVEEQGGTLLVEGAPGGGTRVVAVLPRQSAPPAEAPEVSA, from the coding sequence GTGACTCACGGCAGACCCCATTGGCTAAGCGGGGCCTCCCAACAGCCTACGCGCGAGCTCCCCATCGCGATGCAGGCGCCGTGGGAAGAACACATGCGCGAGGAGGCGCGGCGCATGCTGGTCGGCATCGGGGCCGTGTTGACCGTCGCGATGATGGTGGGCCTGGTGCTGGACACGTGGTTCATCGGTCACACCGAGTCCTACGCCCGCGTGCGCTTCGCGCTCCCACTGCAGATCGTGACCTGCGCGTCTGGGGCGCTGCTCTTGGCCTACTGGGCTCCGGCCAAACGTCATCCGCATCTGGTCTGTTGTCTGATGGGGGGGGCCCTGATGGGGTTGGTGGGCTACTCCCTCGGCTTCCTGGGCGGCATGGACGGCCCCTTCTTCTACATCACGTACCTGGCGCCCTGCGTCGGCCTCGGCCTGCCCGCGTCGCTGCGTGACCGCGTCGCCTTCACGCTCTGTCTGCTGCTGCCGTTCCTCGTGATGTTCTTCGGCTTCCACCCGAGCCACCTCGGGTTCCAGTACGCCTACATCGGCATCCTTCATCTCATCCTCGTAACGGTCGTGCTCACGTACTTCGGGGACCGCCTGCAGCGCGCCTCGCGTGAGCTCTTCGTGCTGCGCAGCGAGGCACAGGCTCAGAGCGAGCTGCTCTCGCGCGACAACGCGGGCCTCGCGCAGGAGGTCAAGCTGCAGGCCGAGAGCGTGGTGGCGGTGATCGACCGCGCCGAGTCGGTGCGCGCCGAAGAGCGTCGTCAGCTCGCGCGCATGCTGCACGACGACATGGGTCAGCTCATCGTCTCGGCGCGCGCCGGGCTCCAGAACCTGGAGCGCACCGTCGGCTCCTCGGTCGACATCCGCGACCTCGCCAGCCTGCGCTTCATCGTCGAGGACATCGAGCGCTCGGCGCGTAGCGTGGTCGGCGCCCTGCGCGAGAGCGATCTCCCGTTCGAGGTGGCCGTTGAGGATCTGGTCGAGATGTTCCGCTCCCTCGGGCGCGTCGAGATCGAGATCGAGCTCGACATGCGAGGCTGGGAGCCGCCCCTCGCCGTGCGCGAGATGTGTCTGCGCGTCGTGCAGGAGAGCCTCACCAACATCATGAAGCACGCCGAGGCGCGCACCGCGCGGGTGTCGGTCCGCCGCGAGCTGACCACGCTCACGGCCGTCATCCAGGACGACGGTCGGGGCATCCCCGCCGACGGTGGGCAACGAGGCTTCGGGCTCGCGGGGATGCGGGAGCGCGTGGAAGAGCAGGGCGGGACGCTCCTGGTCGAGGGGGCGCCCGGTGGTGGCACGCGCGTGGTGGCCGTCCTTCCGCGGCAGAGCGCGCCCCCTGCGGAAGCGCCGGAGGTGAGCGCATGA
- a CDS encoding alpha-D-glucose phosphate-specific phosphoglucomutase: protein MSNPPAVQVAPASVDVPRLVSSYYTTRPDAEDPAQRVSFGTSGHRGSALRGSFNEAHIVAIAAAIVEHRAAEGIDGPLFLGMDTHALSTPATHTALEVFAAAGVQVCVDAAGGYTPTPAVSFAILEHNRVHGGRGLADGVVVTPSHNPPDDGGFKYNPPDGGPAGGEITKRIEQRANELLCEGVARVPRVSVARAIVAETTTPHDYVTPYVDALGEILDMRAIAASGLRIGVDPMGGSGIAYWEPIAARYGLDVTVVNPRVDPTFAFMPPDKDGKIRMDCSSPYAMANLVALKDQYDVAFGNDTDYDRHGIVTPSAGLMNPNHYLSVAIDYLFQHRPAWRSAQKRVGKTLVSSGMIDRVAVSLGVGLYEVPVGFKWFVAGLRSGELGFGGEESAGASFARHDGSVWTTDKDGIILGLLAAEITAKTGRDPGLHYRDLEARHGAPVYERLDAPADREQRAKLGRLSAEQVRAEELAGETIVAKLTHAPGNGAAIGGLKVVTENGWFAARPSGTEDVYKIYAESFRGREHLRVIQEEAQALVDAALRG, encoded by the coding sequence ATGTCGAACCCACCCGCCGTTCAGGTCGCACCCGCGTCGGTGGACGTCCCGCGCCTGGTCTCTTCCTATTACACGACCCGCCCAGACGCGGAGGATCCGGCACAGCGCGTGTCGTTCGGGACCTCCGGGCATCGAGGCTCGGCGCTGCGTGGGTCGTTCAACGAGGCGCACATCGTCGCGATCGCGGCGGCCATCGTCGAGCACCGCGCGGCCGAAGGCATCGACGGGCCACTCTTCCTGGGGATGGACACGCACGCGCTGTCGACACCGGCGACACACACCGCGCTGGAGGTGTTCGCGGCCGCGGGAGTCCAGGTGTGCGTGGACGCGGCGGGCGGCTACACACCGACGCCCGCCGTGTCGTTCGCCATCCTCGAGCACAACCGCGTCCACGGTGGGCGGGGACTGGCGGACGGCGTGGTGGTGACGCCGTCGCACAACCCTCCGGACGATGGGGGCTTCAAGTACAATCCGCCCGACGGCGGACCAGCCGGGGGCGAGATCACCAAGCGCATCGAGCAACGCGCGAACGAGCTGTTGTGTGAAGGGGTCGCGCGCGTGCCACGGGTGAGCGTCGCGCGGGCCATCGTGGCCGAGACGACCACGCCGCACGACTACGTGACGCCCTACGTGGACGCGCTGGGCGAGATCCTCGACATGCGGGCCATCGCGGCCAGCGGCCTGCGCATCGGCGTGGACCCGATGGGCGGCTCGGGCATCGCGTACTGGGAGCCCATCGCTGCGCGCTACGGGCTGGACGTGACGGTGGTGAACCCGCGCGTCGACCCGACCTTCGCGTTCATGCCGCCGGACAAGGACGGCAAGATCCGCATGGACTGCTCCTCGCCCTACGCCATGGCCAACCTGGTGGCGCTCAAGGATCAGTACGACGTCGCGTTCGGCAACGACACGGACTACGACCGGCACGGCATCGTCACACCCAGCGCGGGCCTGATGAACCCGAACCACTATCTGTCGGTGGCCATCGACTACCTGTTCCAGCACCGCCCGGCGTGGCGCAGCGCTCAGAAACGCGTGGGGAAGACGCTGGTGTCCAGCGGCATGATCGACCGCGTGGCGGTGTCGCTGGGCGTCGGGCTGTACGAGGTGCCCGTGGGCTTCAAGTGGTTCGTGGCGGGGCTGCGCTCGGGCGAGCTGGGCTTCGGCGGGGAGGAGAGCGCGGGGGCGTCGTTCGCGCGCCACGACGGGAGCGTGTGGACCACGGACAAGGACGGCATCATCCTTGGCCTGCTCGCGGCCGAGATCACGGCCAAGACGGGCCGCGACCCCGGGCTGCACTACCGCGACCTCGAGGCGCGGCACGGCGCGCCGGTGTACGAGCGTCTGGATGCCCCCGCCGACCGCGAACAGCGGGCGAAGCTGGGGCGGCTGTCGGCCGAGCAGGTCCGCGCCGAGGAGCTCGCGGGGGAAACCATCGTCGCCAAGCTGACGCACGCGCCGGGCAACGGTGCGGCCATCGGAGGGCTGAAGGTGGTCACCGAGAACGGCTGGTTCGCGGCGCGCCCCTCGGGCACCGAGGACGTCTACAAGATCTACGCCGAGAGCTTTCGTGGTCGAGAGCACCTGCGGGTGATCCAGGAAGAGGCGCAAGCCTTGGTCGACGCGGCGCTGCGCGGGTAG
- a CDS encoding TIGR02647 family protein, whose protein sequence is MSFTSEHMHELNLLAQFQAGDPTIGIKVHSTASSDSISAAARLHKKGLTTQVDGGYLTPLGQDAAQQAQTLLRVLSYEDH, encoded by the coding sequence ATGTCCTTCACCAGCGAGCACATGCACGAGCTGAACCTGTTGGCGCAGTTCCAGGCGGGGGATCCCACCATCGGGATCAAGGTCCACTCCACGGCGTCCAGCGACTCCATCTCGGCGGCCGCGCGGCTGCACAAGAAGGGCCTCACCACGCAGGTGGACGGCGGCTACCTGACCCCGCTGGGCCAGGACGCCGCGCAGCAAGCGCAGACGCTGCTGCGGGTGCTGAGCTACGAAGACCACTGA
- a CDS encoding VCBS repeat-containing protein → MKTFFSTWRPALGAALLLQLAHGALPHAATAQTGVSDERVSLPDGPGSIGGVGENADVDPNMGSMSYSVPIEVPEGETTAMTPSLSLQYSSNSGMGLLGIGWTLLTPSIERTTSRGLPTYTTSDIFAADGGSQLVYVGDEGGARVYRARYEGAFVRYKWFNAGNAGYWVAELPDGRVATYGATAAGVIVPTARIQNGSGDTFRYELVEMVDPSGRRMVQTWTKDASGMPLLDEVRYAFGTGATPRFSVRLGYEARPDTVSDAVSGEEVLMNRRVSEVRVLSNTTTIRRYVLTYENVTTSGGASRLAGVTQFGRDGGQHGIAFSFEYSRTLGGTCASGCEQPFMVDMGSIGVDLATGNATLIDINGDSLPDVLTTDPGDGSHRFFIARLDVNGRPTFSAGSVTSNGLGGNSTMILSAPGVQVLDVNGDGFADLVNAANESLLCNDGSGDWNGTACSGTDDGFPALTADADPEVEPNPLNVRFFDYDNDKRIDMIRTVDGSTVQVHRNTGNGFNTILLSSGLDGVFDPVSGQGLELADMNGDGLQDVVQLLPSTQQLRYRIHLGFGVFADWITVNLDATQAQLTGADLEDIDGDGLTDIVSVQGSTLQYWLNRNGGAFDARATVTSADVDGTIPDVTNQTVLFADMNGNGTHDIVWVNSSGLVRFLELFPVRPNLLSRIENGIGSVQVIAYGTSAAERARDEATAPWLYTQPNAMNVVTRTDTWVTLTGDENGVGLHQVRTLEYRDGYYDGDEKDFRGFETVRRRLLADAATDSQEPALEVLRYDVGQTDDYMQGKLLVTQVFGGPDTDVPLREVRNTYTTCAVDEVGTPDPEFPVRFVCPETVTTILQEGAASTAWVTTQTSYEHDGYGNVSLETQAGVVHRGPPEAPTACAACGANVYGACGAQCIGDELMTETTYAVHGADTSGAWIVSAPVRVESYGSATGPRSEQVTYYDGADFMGLPEGQLTSGLVSRVTDRVSATEVVATQRNRYDANGNVIEALDPLSAGGGAGPHRRTYTMDALGIRVARVDIHLEDNAGTAYTLTQSVLYEADFLEPSDSTSYQVMRGSTELTPRNSSQYRYDEFGRVNQIIRPGDSAATPTETFTYELADPVTRIAVRSRRTVGGALDTENYVCLDGLGRTVQTRTRVAAGRYLVDGFVAHNAQGTVVREYQPYESTSANCEETPPSGVAFTAYRFDAIAREVASTEPDTGLYGSASSYTTVYGPLTTTLRDPLDNDATHPHANTPVVQTTDGLGRIVSIERVLAAGTAGPRYGLRYDSLGRVVSVFDPEGNEQQQTFDLLNRPVTSTNPNSGTSTFTYDAGSNVVRLEDGRGRVTERTYDGLNRVLAEWDSADRSGTETTRAYDYLADCSSCTNGAGNIVRSTFPIPGDTSGGAEENGYDARGRRVHLGRTLEGVSFVTSFQFDGAGSLVGAQFPDGQTLAFTLDDAGRPTGIDGLVTSASYDARGTLSTVQFENGVSSTFEYDALERLSRIQHGASGARFFDVTLTRDRDNNVTALADGATESAISRDETYAYDAWRRVVEAQLGGMDAGAETLTFAYDDLDNLTSRTSSLGSSSLAHVGALAYASSRPNAVTQVGGMTLSYDAAGQVSQRGGAAMIWSHVGRLLSSDVATDTREATEFVYSALGDRVMKFEEGGVVYYPAPDFEVRDGVSQLYARLDSKRVARLRGTTLGTEVLADANGDSRIDIADATLSAGGEGASNRMRLLRASARRLLAGAVDDVTYLHTDAVGSIVAATDSSGDLVAERAYYPFGMLRTSTGYVDEHGFTGQEEDATTGLLYFRERYLDPFAGRWTAVDPLFGVLDGSNVARLGESTTGYAYVANNPVNTVDPDGLAGRSLVKRAKAARRKAHKARRRAVARGEQRGVTFGEGTVNNARTGSTPNVTRVAPPNPKRTYLRRETRDPRIRDNPNHIPPRPIFDGRNPQTQRSERSGGGGLDRLIFPHRRRGRDGKGGGTGILTIVTGIVFLAVTVGGGIAGGFAVGASSEEEEEGDSGGGGGLSGIFGG, encoded by the coding sequence ATGAAGACCTTCTTCTCGACATGGCGACCGGCCCTCGGCGCGGCGCTGCTCCTCCAGCTGGCGCACGGCGCCCTCCCCCACGCGGCCACGGCGCAGACTGGCGTGTCCGACGAGCGCGTCTCTCTCCCTGACGGCCCCGGGAGCATCGGCGGCGTCGGTGAGAACGCCGACGTGGACCCCAACATGGGGTCCATGTCCTACAGCGTTCCGATCGAGGTCCCCGAGGGCGAGACCACGGCGATGACGCCGTCGCTGTCGCTCCAGTACAGCTCGAACTCCGGCATGGGGCTGCTCGGCATCGGCTGGACGCTGCTGACTCCGAGCATCGAGCGCACCACGTCCCGTGGCCTACCCACGTACACGACGTCGGACATCTTCGCCGCGGACGGTGGGTCCCAGCTGGTCTACGTCGGTGACGAGGGGGGCGCGCGCGTCTACCGGGCCCGCTACGAGGGCGCGTTCGTGCGCTACAAGTGGTTCAACGCGGGCAACGCGGGGTATTGGGTGGCCGAGCTCCCCGACGGGCGCGTCGCCACCTACGGCGCCACGGCCGCGGGGGTGATCGTGCCGACCGCGCGCATCCAGAACGGCAGCGGCGACACCTTCCGCTACGAGCTGGTGGAGATGGTCGACCCGTCGGGTCGCCGGATGGTGCAGACGTGGACCAAGGACGCCTCGGGCATGCCGCTCTTGGACGAGGTGCGCTACGCGTTCGGCACGGGCGCCACGCCGCGCTTCTCGGTGCGGCTCGGATACGAGGCGCGTCCCGACACGGTCAGTGACGCGGTGTCCGGCGAGGAGGTGCTCATGAACCGCCGTGTGAGCGAGGTGCGCGTGCTCTCCAACACGACCACCATCCGTCGCTACGTGCTCACGTACGAGAACGTGACCACGAGCGGCGGCGCGTCACGGCTCGCGGGCGTCACACAGTTCGGTCGCGACGGGGGGCAGCACGGGATCGCGTTCAGCTTCGAGTACTCCCGGACGTTGGGCGGGACGTGCGCCTCGGGCTGCGAGCAGCCCTTCATGGTGGACATGGGCAGCATCGGCGTCGACCTGGCCACCGGCAACGCGACGCTGATCGACATCAACGGCGACTCGCTACCCGACGTGCTCACGACGGACCCCGGCGACGGTTCGCACCGCTTCTTCATCGCACGCCTGGACGTGAACGGTCGCCCCACGTTCAGCGCAGGCTCGGTGACGAGCAACGGGCTGGGCGGCAACAGCACCATGATCCTGAGCGCGCCCGGCGTGCAGGTCCTCGACGTGAACGGCGACGGCTTCGCCGACCTGGTCAACGCGGCCAACGAGTCGCTGCTGTGCAACGACGGCTCGGGAGACTGGAACGGGACCGCCTGCTCCGGCACGGACGACGGCTTCCCGGCGCTGACCGCGGACGCCGACCCCGAGGTGGAGCCCAACCCGCTCAACGTGCGCTTCTTCGACTACGACAACGACAAGCGCATCGACATGATCCGCACGGTCGACGGGTCCACCGTGCAGGTGCACCGCAACACGGGCAACGGCTTCAACACCATCCTCCTGTCGAGCGGGCTGGACGGAGTGTTCGACCCGGTGTCCGGTCAGGGCCTGGAGCTCGCGGACATGAACGGGGACGGACTGCAGGACGTGGTGCAGCTCCTGCCGAGCACGCAGCAGCTGCGCTACCGCATCCACCTGGGCTTCGGCGTGTTCGCCGACTGGATCACGGTGAACCTCGACGCGACGCAGGCCCAGCTCACCGGCGCCGACCTCGAGGACATCGACGGCGACGGCCTGACGGACATCGTCAGCGTCCAGGGCAGCACCCTGCAGTACTGGTTGAATCGCAACGGCGGCGCGTTCGACGCGCGAGCCACCGTGACCTCGGCGGACGTGGACGGGACGATCCCGGACGTGACCAACCAGACGGTGCTCTTCGCGGACATGAACGGCAACGGGACGCACGACATCGTGTGGGTCAACAGCTCCGGTCTGGTGCGCTTCCTGGAGCTCTTCCCGGTGCGCCCGAACCTGCTCAGCCGCATCGAGAACGGCATCGGCTCCGTGCAGGTGATCGCGTACGGCACCAGCGCGGCCGAGCGCGCTCGTGACGAGGCGACGGCGCCGTGGCTCTACACGCAGCCGAACGCGATGAACGTGGTCACGCGCACGGACACGTGGGTCACGCTGACCGGCGACGAGAACGGCGTGGGCCTGCACCAGGTGCGCACGCTGGAGTACCGCGACGGCTACTACGACGGTGACGAGAAGGACTTCCGCGGGTTCGAGACGGTCCGCAGGCGCCTGCTGGCCGACGCGGCGACCGACTCGCAGGAGCCCGCGCTCGAGGTGCTGCGCTACGACGTGGGCCAGACCGACGACTACATGCAGGGCAAGCTGCTGGTGACGCAGGTCTTCGGTGGGCCGGACACGGACGTCCCCCTGCGCGAGGTCCGCAACACGTACACCACCTGCGCGGTCGACGAGGTGGGCACGCCCGACCCCGAGTTCCCCGTGCGCTTCGTGTGCCCGGAGACGGTCACCACCATCCTGCAAGAGGGCGCCGCTTCGACCGCGTGGGTGACCACGCAGACGAGCTACGAGCACGACGGCTACGGTAACGTCTCCCTCGAGACCCAGGCCGGCGTGGTGCACCGGGGCCCGCCCGAGGCGCCGACGGCGTGCGCCGCCTGCGGCGCGAACGTGTACGGCGCGTGTGGCGCCCAGTGCATCGGTGACGAGCTGATGACCGAGACCACGTACGCGGTGCACGGCGCGGACACGAGCGGCGCGTGGATCGTGAGCGCACCCGTGCGCGTGGAGAGCTACGGCTCGGCCACGGGCCCGCGCTCGGAGCAGGTGACCTACTACGACGGCGCCGACTTCATGGGGCTCCCCGAGGGGCAGCTCACGAGCGGGCTGGTGAGCCGCGTCACGGACCGCGTGTCCGCGACCGAGGTCGTCGCCACGCAGCGCAACCGCTACGACGCGAACGGAAACGTGATCGAGGCGCTCGACCCGTTATCGGCGGGCGGCGGCGCGGGGCCGCACCGCCGGACGTACACGATGGACGCCCTGGGCATCCGGGTCGCGCGGGTGGACATCCACCTCGAGGACAACGCGGGGACCGCCTACACGCTGACGCAGTCCGTGCTGTACGAGGCGGACTTCCTGGAGCCCTCGGACTCCACCTCCTACCAGGTGATGCGCGGGAGCACCGAGCTGACCCCACGCAACTCGTCGCAGTACCGGTACGACGAGTTCGGTCGCGTGAACCAGATCATCCGCCCGGGCGACAGCGCGGCCACGCCGACGGAGACCTTCACGTACGAGCTGGCCGATCCCGTCACGCGCATCGCAGTGCGCTCGCGCCGGACGGTGGGCGGTGCGCTCGACACCGAGAACTACGTCTGCCTCGACGGCCTCGGGCGCACGGTCCAGACGCGCACGCGGGTGGCCGCCGGTCGCTACCTGGTGGACGGCTTCGTGGCGCACAACGCGCAGGGCACGGTGGTCCGCGAGTACCAGCCCTACGAGTCCACGAGCGCAAACTGCGAAGAGACCCCTCCGAGCGGGGTCGCCTTCACGGCCTACCGCTTCGACGCTATCGCGCGCGAGGTGGCTAGCACGGAGCCCGACACGGGGCTCTACGGTAGCGCGTCGTCCTACACCACGGTGTACGGGCCGCTCACCACGACGCTGCGCGACCCGCTCGACAACGACGCGACGCACCCCCACGCCAACACACCCGTCGTCCAGACGACCGACGGCCTGGGGCGCATCGTCAGCATCGAGCGCGTCCTCGCGGCGGGCACGGCGGGCCCGCGCTACGGGCTGCGCTACGACTCGCTCGGGCGTGTGGTCTCGGTCTTCGACCCCGAGGGCAACGAACAGCAGCAGACCTTCGACCTCCTCAACCGTCCGGTGACGTCCACCAACCCCAACTCGGGCACGAGCACCTTCACCTACGACGCGGGCAGCAACGTCGTGCGTCTCGAGGACGGGCGCGGCAGGGTGACGGAGCGCACCTACGACGGCCTGAACCGCGTCCTCGCCGAGTGGGATTCGGCCGACCGAAGCGGCACGGAGACGACGCGCGCATACGACTACCTGGCCGACTGCAGCAGCTGCACCAACGGCGCGGGCAACATCGTCCGCTCGACGTTCCCCATCCCTGGAGACACCAGCGGGGGTGCGGAGGAGAACGGCTACGACGCCCGCGGTCGTCGTGTCCACCTCGGGCGCACGCTGGAGGGCGTGAGCTTCGTCACGAGCTTCCAGTTCGATGGTGCAGGGTCGCTCGTCGGCGCCCAGTTCCCCGATGGGCAGACCCTCGCCTTCACGCTCGACGACGCTGGCCGCCCGACGGGCATCGACGGGTTGGTGACGAGCGCCAGCTACGACGCGCGCGGCACGCTCAGCACCGTCCAGTTCGAGAACGGCGTCTCGTCGACGTTCGAGTACGACGCCCTCGAGCGCCTCTCGCGCATCCAACACGGCGCGTCGGGCGCCCGCTTCTTCGACGTGACGCTCACCCGCGACCGCGACAACAACGTCACGGCGCTCGCGGACGGCGCGACCGAGAGCGCCATCTCCCGCGACGAGACCTACGCCTACGACGCGTGGCGCCGCGTGGTCGAGGCGCAGCTGGGCGGGATGGACGCTGGGGCGGAGACGCTCACCTTCGCGTACGACGACCTCGACAACCTCACCTCGCGTACCTCGAGCCTCGGCAGCAGCAGCCTGGCGCACGTGGGTGCGCTGGCCTACGCCAGCAGTCGTCCGAACGCGGTGACTCAAGTGGGCGGCATGACGCTGAGCTACGACGCGGCGGGGCAGGTGTCCCAGCGTGGCGGCGCGGCGATGATCTGGAGCCACGTCGGGCGACTGCTCTCGTCCGACGTGGCCACCGACACACGCGAAGCGACCGAGTTCGTGTACAGCGCGCTGGGCGACCGCGTGATGAAGTTCGAGGAGGGGGGCGTGGTGTACTACCCCGCGCCCGACTTCGAGGTGCGCGACGGTGTCTCGCAGCTGTACGCGCGGCTCGACAGCAAGCGCGTGGCGCGCCTGCGCGGGACCACGCTCGGCACGGAGGTGCTGGCCGACGCGAACGGCGACAGTCGCATCGACATCGCGGACGCGACGCTCAGCGCCGGGGGCGAGGGCGCGAGCAACCGCATGCGACTCTTGCGGGCCAGCGCACGCCGCCTGTTGGCGGGCGCTGTGGACGACGTCACCTACCTGCACACGGACGCCGTGGGCAGCATCGTGGCGGCGACCGACAGCAGCGGCGACTTGGTGGCGGAGCGGGCCTACTACCCGTTCGGCATGCTGCGCACGAGCACCGGCTACGTGGACGAGCACGGCTTCACGGGCCAGGAGGAGGACGCGACCACCGGGCTCTTGTACTTCCGCGAGCGCTATCTGGACCCGTTTGCGGGCCGTTGGACGGCGGTGGACCCGCTCTTCGGCGTGCTCGATGGGTCGAACGTCGCGCGCCTCGGTGAGAGCACCACGGGCTACGCCTACGTGGCCAACAACCCCGTCAACACGGTGGACCCCGATGGCCTCGCCGGTCGCTCGCTGGTCAAGCGCGCGAAGGCAGCACGCCGGAAGGCGCACAAGGCGAGGCGCAGGGCCGTCGCGCGTGGCGAGCAGCGCGGCGTGACCTTCGGCGAGGGGACGGTCAACAACGCGCGCACGGGCTCGACGCCGAACGTCACGCGGGTGGCACCGCCCAACCCGAAGCGCACGTACCTGAGGCGGGAGACCCGTGATCCCCGCATCCGAGACAACCCCAACCACATCCCTCCGCGGCCCATCTTCGACGGGCGCAACCCCCAGACGCAGCGCAGCGAGCGCTCGGGGGGCGGCGGGCTCGACAGGTTGATCTTCCCACATCGCCGCCGTGGCAGGGACGGCAAGGGCGGTGGTACGGGCATCTTGACGATCGTGACCGGGATCGTCTTCTTGGCCGTGACGGTTGGCGGCGGCATCGCAGGAGGGTTCGCCGTGGGCGCGAGCAGCGAAGAGGAAGAGGAAGGGGACTCGGGCGGCGGCGGTGGCCTGAGCGGCATCTTCGGGGGCTGA
- a CDS encoding response regulator transcription factor gives MIRVFLADDHPVVIEGVARYLASEDGLEVAGRATSADGLAEVYAASRADVLVLDLRMPGVDGIRTITELAARGIPIVVFTLYSETSVLGELAGAGARAVVGKSQDLASLAEAIRSVAAGGTFTSAAPTRGSLGFSQREREIFRGIVAGKPLKVIAIELGLSSSTVHTYARRIRMKLGVETIPDIVRFAARVGLDEG, from the coding sequence ATGATCCGGGTCTTCCTCGCGGACGATCACCCCGTCGTGATCGAGGGCGTCGCGCGCTACCTCGCCAGCGAGGACGGCCTCGAGGTGGCCGGACGCGCGACCAGCGCCGACGGCTTGGCCGAGGTCTACGCAGCGTCGCGCGCGGACGTGCTGGTGCTGGACCTGCGCATGCCCGGGGTCGACGGCATACGCACCATCACCGAGCTCGCGGCGCGCGGTATCCCGATCGTCGTCTTCACGCTGTACTCCGAGACTAGCGTGCTGGGGGAGCTCGCAGGGGCCGGGGCGCGCGCCGTGGTCGGGAAGTCGCAGGACCTCGCCAGCTTGGCGGAGGCCATCCGATCCGTCGCGGCGGGCGGCACGTTCACCAGCGCCGCGCCGACCCGCGGCTCACTGGGCTTCAGCCAGCGCGAGCGCGAGATCTTTCGGGGCATCGTCGCCGGCAAGCCTCTCAAGGTGATCGCCATCGAGCTCGGGCTCTCGAGCAGCACGGTTCACACCTACGCTCGCCGCATTCGGATGAAGCTCGGCGTCGAGACCATCCCGGACATCGTCCGCTTCGCAGCCCGCGTGGGCCTCGACGAGGGCTGA